The Streptomyces sp. WZ-12 genome segment CGATCCGATGGAGGAGGTGGCCGCCGAGTTCGGCGCCACTCCCGGCTTCTTCCAGCTCTACACGCCCACCGACCGGGAGTTGGCGGAGAGCCTGGTCCGCCGGGCCGAGGCCGCCGGCTTCAAGGGCATCGTGGTCACCCTCGACACCTGGGTCACCGGCTGGCGCCCCCGGGACCTGGCCGTCAGCAACTTCCCCCAGTTGCGCGGCCATTGCCTGGCCAACTACACCAGCGACCCGGTCTTCCGCTCCCGCCTGACCAAGTCCCCCGAGGACGATCCGGGGGCCGCGGTGCTGCGTTGGGCGCAGCTCTTCGGCAACCCCCTCACCTGGGACGACCTGCCCTGGCTGCGGTCGCTGACCGACCTGCCGCTGATCCTGAAGGGCATCTGCCACGCCGACGACGCCCGCCGCGCCAGGGACGGGGGCGTGGACGGCATCTACTGCTCCAACCACGGCGGCCGGCAGGCCAACGGCGGTCTGCCGGCGCTGCGTTGCCTGCCCGGGGTGGTCGAGGCGGCGGAGGGGCTGCCCGTCCTGTTCGACTCCGGCGTCCGCTCCGGCACGGACGTCGTCAAGGCGCTCGCCCTGGGTGCGTCCGCCGTCGGCGTCGGCCGCCCCTACGCCTACGGCCTGGCCCTGGACGGCGCCGAC includes the following:
- a CDS encoding alpha-hydroxy-acid oxidizing protein, with translation MAFADYQNEIYFDGLRGVVPRLPMSYAELEPPAQAAMPPSVRSYVAGGAGDEQTQRANVTAFGEWGLVPRMLVGASERDLSVELFGLRLPSPLFMAPVGVLGLCAQDGHGDLAAARAAARTGVPMVASTLSVDPMEEVAAEFGATPGFFQLYTPTDRELAESLVRRAEAAGFKGIVVTLDTWVTGWRPRDLAVSNFPQLRGHCLANYTSDPVFRSRLTKSPEDDPGAAVLRWAQLFGNPLTWDDLPWLRSLTDLPLILKGICHADDARRARDGGVDGIYCSNHGGRQANGGLPALRCLPGVVEAAEGLPVLFDSGVRSGTDVVKALALGASAVGVGRPYAYGLALDGADGIVHVLRSLLAEADLLMAVDGYPTLADLTPDALQRLR